The genome window AAAAGATAATTCTAAAATTGTTGACAAATTATTCATATGTTGCTTAAAATAGGATTTTTAACACATTGATTGATCTGTATTTTTTTGTTAAAAAAACTAAAAAAAACCTTTTATTTTTATAAATTATATTACTATATTCGCATTTAATCCTATTTATTAGTAGGATGTATTGTTTATATGAATGCAGAAGATAAAACACCTATATATGTAATGCAATACAAGTCAATACATTACATAACTCTTAGGCTTTTAAACCAGAAAAAATATACTTAAATATTAACCATTTAAATCTTTAAAATAATAATACATACATAATAAAAAGCGATCTCATATGAAAAATTTTTACTTTCTAATTGTTTTTACAACCTTAATTCTTTTTTCAGCAAATAGTCTTTTTGCACAGCAAAGAATAAATACTGAAGATAAGATTATTGAGAGTTGTTTAACCTTTCCACCTTTATTGGAAAAAATTCCAACGATGGTTAAAGAACAAATCATGGAATACTTAATACTTGACCATGGAGTTGAATTTCAATTTTCACCAAACCTTAAAATCGATGGTAAAAGTGTTTCTTTAATTTCCAAAGACCAACTGGTACAAAACAAGCCCTACTTCGATTTTTTTACATTAAACATTGAAGTTGATAAAGTTGTTACAACATATTATTTAACGTACAACCTCGATAATGAAGAACATATAATTCCAGTGACCATTCATTTTGAAAAAAAAGATTTGGATTGGAAAGTGATTAATTATACCATCTAAAAAAAAATATCATGACACAACGAATTATAAACAAAAGTCTTAAGCTAACATTTCTTTTTGCTTTAATCATTTTCACATTCAAAGCAGCAGTGGCTGTAGGTCCACTTCAACATTTTAACAACGGACGAATTAGAATTGGAAATGGATGGCAGTACTCAATAAATGAGTATGGGAACTTATTACAACCATGGTATTATAACGGGAGTAATTTTACATGGTATAAGCTTACTTACTCTAGTTATCCTTTAGATATTAGATGGGGAGTTGGTGGTGACGGAACCAGTGAATGGAATACTAATGGAGATATGATAAACAACCCGACCATGGTCAATCAAGTGATTGACTATAGCGGTTTTACTGTGACAGATGCCGGCACAGGTGCAGGATATGGTACTATTATAACCAGAGGAGACATAACCATAGGAGGGTCAGAGTTTTTAGCAGAAAATACTTATACTTTATTACAAACAGAAGCTTATATCTCCATAAAAACTAAATTAACAAATAAAAGTGGCGTAAATGCATCAAATGTTAGGGTTTGGGTAGGTACCCGTGATGATTGGGTTGGGACTGATGATGGCCCAACTAAAGAAAGAGGGAATTTAGTTAATGGTGCATTTGAAATGATATCTAATGCTGCTGATCAGGCAAAATCAATTCTAATTTATTCGGGTAACGAAGCTGCTATGTTTTATAGCAATTCTGACAGGGTCCAGACATCGATAAATTGGTGCTGTAGTTTTACCAATTCTACCAATCAAAATCCGGCCACCAGCCAAATAACCCATGACAATGATGGATCCTATGCTATGTTTGTTAGGCTTAATGACCTGTCAGCTGAAGAAAGCGATGAATTCACCTGGTATTATGCAGCAGGATCTTTAGCAGAAATAAATGATATAATAGCGGCTGTTGCTGCTGCTGCTACTAATGTATCATATACTTCTTTTGATTATAATTACTCGTATCATCAATCAGGAACTGCTTACACTATTGTGGTTCCTGATGGATCAACGGCTCCTACGGCAGAGCAAATAAAAGCAGGTGTTGATTATACGGGTGCCACAGTTTTAATAGATACCAGTTATGTTATTACCGAAAATGTTGATACTACAATTTGTTTTACTGGCTTAACAATTAATACATGCTACGACATATACACAGTTACTGAATATGGTACTCCAGTTTCTGAGTTTTCGGTAATTAAGAAAACAAATACTTGTACATTAGAAAATGATGCACCTGTAGGTTCATTGATCGCTGATCAAACTACTTGTTTTAATACAGCTATAACAGGTCTCGCATTAAACATTACAGATGAATATCCGGGAGATGAAACCTTTACTGTTACAGGTACATCTTCTAACACTAATATTGTGGAAAACAGTGGAATAAGCATAACCGGTACCGGTGCCAGTCGATCTATTTCGATTACCCCCAAGACAGGTGCAAGTGGAACGTGTACGATAACCATTGGTATAAACGATAGCGAATATAGTCCTGCTCCACCATCCTTAAAAAATGGAGTTATTCACCAAACTACAGTAACATTTGATGTAACTGTGCGTAATGATTTCACTCCGGGAGCAATTTTAACTACCGGTGAAGCTATTTGCTATGGAAGCGGCAACCCATCCGTAATTGGAAATTCAATTGCTGCCAGTGGTGGTAATGGAACAATAACTTATAAATGGGAATCATCAACTGATGGTTTTGCTACAGCGGGATCAGTAATCGGTGGAGCAACAAATGCGACTTATGATCCTCCGGCAGGGTTAACAGAAACCACTTCATATCGTCGTTATGCACACGATGGTGCCTGCAATACTAATTTTGAAGTTTCAACAGGAACCTGGACAGTAACTGTTCAAGAACCTTTAACGGTAATTGCTCAGAATGTTATCGTTTATTTAGATGCTGCGGGAAATGGTTCAACCACTGCCGCATTGGTTAACAATGGATCATTTAGTTGTAATGGAATTGCAACGATGACTCTGAGTAAAACGAATTTTACCTGCTCAGATATTGGAGAAAACGTGGTTATTTTAACAGTAACAGACAATAGTGCTTATGTTTTAACAGCAGAAGCAATCGTTAAAGTTGTCGACAATATAATTCCAACAGTACGTACCAGAAATGTAACAGTAAACCTGGATGGAAATGGAGCTGCTTCAGTTACTGCTGCTATGATAGATAATGGATCTTATGATAATTGCGGAATTGAATCTATTGAACTATCAAAAACCAATTTTAATTGTTCAAATATTGGTTTAAACCCAGTAATCCTAACAGTAAGAGATGTAAATGGAAATGTAAACACCAGAACGGCGTTTGTAACAGTTCGGGACATTACAAATCCTCAACTTACACTGGTTGGGCCAATTGCAATACAGAGGGTAGATGGTCATTATGTAAAATATGATATTCGTCAACTTGTTGATCTTGTAACCGACAATGCAGATGCATGCTCTGGAAATCTGACTTGGGCTATTACCAAAGCTTCAAGTGATGAGCCTGATGACGCTCGAGGTAACGACGACGGCAGTACAGTGAATGATATTGTAATTCCTGGTGACGGGCAGGAAATTGAAGTACGTGCGGAAAGCTCAACCAGAGGAAACGGACGCGTTTACACAGTTTATATTGAGGCTGAAGATGCGAGTGGTAATAAAACTGAAAAAAACATGTTAATTACAGTTAATGCCAGAGGAAGATACACTGCAATAGATGATGGACCTGCATATTGGGTTTTTTCGGGTGCTGCAAGGGTTCAAGCAAATGCTGCTTTAGCAACCACTATGATGCAAAATACTCCTAATCCATTTAAAAGTACTACTACAATTTCTTTTAGTTTAGAAAACAATGAGTATGCTAATCTGGCAATATACAGTATGTCCGGACAACTAATCAAAACATTGGTTTCTGAAGTAAAACAGGCAGGGAATCATACAGTTGTTTGGGAGGCAGATGACAATAAAGGTATACTTGTACCCCCCGGTATGTACATTTATATTTTAAAAACGAAAGAAATACAGTACTCAAATAAGATCATTTTACTCAAATAAAATTTATTTGATTTCTGATTAATCTGAGCACCCCATTAAATACCATTAATGGGGTGCTTTTTTTTGAACCACATTAATGTAATTTACAAGTTTAAATAATACTGCTAAAGATTGTTTAATAATTGTTATTGCACTTTAAAATCTATCTATTGAAGCAACAAGACCTATGGGATTTTTAGAAGTTCTATGAGATGACCTTTCTCCGAACTTGCCGGGGAGGCTCATAATTGAACTCTGGTGGGGCTTACGGGATTCGAACCTGTGACCTACCCGACTTGCAGTCGGGACGTTCTGATCAAACACTTTCTGATAAAGAATTCTTGTCCTCCATAAATATTAATATAATCTCGTAAAATATATTTGACTCTATCAAAAAAAAATGGAGATTGAGGAAAAAAAACCTTTAATAATGTCATAAGTAAAAACAAGTCGCATTAATTTGAAGTTTTCTAAAAATATCATAAATTTCCCTATGGAATTTTTGAATACTCTGACAGAAGTAAACATGTTAATAAAAAATTACCTTCTCCTAAAATTATTTACAAATAGATCATTTTTAAATTTAAGGGGTAACTTGGAGGATTTTCAAAATGTATATTGTTTTAGTCGTATTAGTAACAAAATAAATAAGAGCCTACAATTAACCTAATTTACCAGTATCTTATAATAATGGTATCAGACGATTAAATAAATGGTTTCACTTGACTTTAATGTCATTTCAATCCCGCAGCAAGCGGGAAAGAAATCTAAAAGAATAAGGGATTCACATGAAAAGAGTGTTTTTCAGTTCCTTACCTACTTCTATATGGCAATCAAAAGGCTTATAAATTCTTAATTGAAAATGATTTATTCTTAGGAAGCCAAAAATATTAACATTTTTAATATATTTGATTTTCAAGTTGGAAGAAGATAATGCAAACAGATACAATATATAACTCATTCTATTTCTCAAATACTTAAAAGATGTTTTACGTTATATATCAGCACCTTAAATCATTTTTTAGCATAAGTATAGGATATGACTCCATATAGGTATTAATTATAATGATAAAAACTTTTAGATTGAAACAGAAGGATGGAAGTGAATATCAAAATCTGAACGAACCCAAATTTGTTCTGTTTACCAATGTATTCGATATTTCTAAAAATGGCATTATTTTATTTTTCTTATGCGCTGTTCCTATTGTTTTATATTATCGAACAATCAATTACGAATTTGTTTGGGATGATATTCATCATTTAATCACCAATCAATATCTTAATCCCGTTAATTTTGAGAACCTATCCCATTTCTGGAAAGAAGTACATTGGGGATTATATATTCCGGTAAGCTATACTTTATGGGCTTTCATTAAGGAGTTATCTCTTTTACTTAATCAAACCCCTGATTCCACCCATCTATTTCATCTTGTCAATATCTTATTACATATTATTAATGGATTATTGGTATTTACTTTATTAAGACAATTTATTAAAAATTCTTGGTATGCATTGATTGGTGCACTCTTCTTTTTATTACATCCCATTCAGATAGAAACCGTTGCTTGGATTTCAGAATTTCGTGGCTTACTATCGTTTACTTTCGGGTTTTCAGCCTTGTACCAATACCTAAAAGGGTGTTATTACAAATACAATGATCATGATTTAAAGTTATCCCTACGATATTATATTTATGGTTGGTTACTATTTGTTGCTGCATTGTTAAGCAAACCTTCTATGGTGGTTATACTCTTTTTTGCTCCAATTTTAGAATACTATTTATATCACACTCCGCTAAAAAAACTACTTATTCGAATTTTACCATATTTATTGCCTGTTTTGGTCATCACTATTGTTACAATGCTAGAACAAGGAAATACTGCAACTCATCCTTATCCATTATGGATAAGGCCCTTTGTTTTTAGTGATTCTTTACTTTTCTATTTGAAAAAAATTTTCGTCCCCTTCGATTATGCTGCGTCTTATGGCCGTACCATGATTTATCTAGAGGGAAAATGGTGGTTTTACTCATCCTGGTTATTGTTGTTAGGGTTAGGTGCACTTATGTATAAGTTTCGAAAGAAATACCAATTAATTATCCTAGGTGCAGTTTTATTTGTATTTGGTCTTTTGACGGTATCTGGTTTAATTAGGTTTGATTTTCAGGTATGGTCAAATGTTGCCGACCGTTATATATATATTTCCATGTTTGGTATGGCACTCATCTTATCCTCTTTTCTGGAACAAATGAGTTTTAATAAAAAATATTTTTTTTTGATATCTTCTATATGTTTAGTTGGTCTATCAATGGTTACCTGGCTGCAAATACCTGTTTGGAAAAACGATCTTACATTATGGAGCAACGGTATCAGAATAGTACCTCAAAATTCTTATTCGTGGAATAATAGAGGCGTGTATTATTTTGGACAGAAACAGTATGATGAAGCACTTATTGATTTTCAAAAATCTATCGAATTAGACTCAAACTTTTCTCATCCATATTATAACAAGGGTCTTATCTATATTGAACTCAATAAATATGATGAGGCAATTCTTAATTTAAATCTTGCCATCAGCTTTGATCAAAGTAATGATAAAGATTTTTTTATCAAAAGAGCCGAAACTTATATTCAACTAAAGAGATACGAAAATGCTATTCAGGATTATAATCGTGTAATTGTGATGGGAGGAGGAAATACAGTTTTATACAACCATTTAGGTTTCACAAATTTAATGGCAGGGAGCTACGATTCTGCTATAATGAACTTTAA of Bacteroidota bacterium contains these proteins:
- a CDS encoding tetratricopeptide repeat protein — protein: MKQKDGSEYQNLNEPKFVLFTNVFDISKNGIILFFLCAVPIVLYYRTINYEFVWDDIHHLITNQYLNPVNFENLSHFWKEVHWGLYIPVSYTLWAFIKELSLLLNQTPDSTHLFHLVNILLHIINGLLVFTLLRQFIKNSWYALIGALFFLLHPIQIETVAWISEFRGLLSFTFGFSALYQYLKGCYYKYNDHDLKLSLRYYIYGWLLFVAALLSKPSMVVILFFAPILEYYLYHTPLKKLLIRILPYLLPVLVITIVTMLEQGNTATHPYPLWIRPFVFSDSLLFYLKKIFVPFDYAASYGRTMIYLEGKWWFYSSWLLLLGLGALMYKFRKKYQLIILGAVLFVFGLLTVSGLIRFDFQVWSNVADRYIYISMFGMALILSSFLEQMSFNKKYFFLISSICLVGLSMVTWLQIPVWKNDLTLWSNGIRIVPQNSYSWNNRGVYYFGQKQYDEALIDFQKSIELDSNFSHPYYNKGLIYIELNKYDEAILNLNLAISFDQSNDKDFFIKRAETYIQLKRYENAIQDYNRVIVMGGGNTVLYNHLGFTNLMAGSYDSAIMNFNKSILLDPKNESAYYNRGIAYTNLKKYDLAIQDYEKAIQLNPRYEKAISALEMVSKIKLNTQTEK
- a CDS encoding T9SS type A sorting domain-containing protein, with translation MTQRIINKSLKLTFLFALIIFTFKAAVAVGPLQHFNNGRIRIGNGWQYSINEYGNLLQPWYYNGSNFTWYKLTYSSYPLDIRWGVGGDGTSEWNTNGDMINNPTMVNQVIDYSGFTVTDAGTGAGYGTIITRGDITIGGSEFLAENTYTLLQTEAYISIKTKLTNKSGVNASNVRVWVGTRDDWVGTDDGPTKERGNLVNGAFEMISNAADQAKSILIYSGNEAAMFYSNSDRVQTSINWCCSFTNSTNQNPATSQITHDNDGSYAMFVRLNDLSAEESDEFTWYYAAGSLAEINDIIAAVAAAATNVSYTSFDYNYSYHQSGTAYTIVVPDGSTAPTAEQIKAGVDYTGATVLIDTSYVITENVDTTICFTGLTINTCYDIYTVTEYGTPVSEFSVIKKTNTCTLENDAPVGSLIADQTTCFNTAITGLALNITDEYPGDETFTVTGTSSNTNIVENSGISITGTGASRSISITPKTGASGTCTITIGINDSEYSPAPPSLKNGVIHQTTVTFDVTVRNDFTPGAILTTGEAICYGSGNPSVIGNSIAASGGNGTITYKWESSTDGFATAGSVIGGATNATYDPPAGLTETTSYRRYAHDGACNTNFEVSTGTWTVTVQEPLTVIAQNVIVYLDAAGNGSTTAALVNNGSFSCNGIATMTLSKTNFTCSDIGENVVILTVTDNSAYVLTAEAIVKVVDNIIPTVRTRNVTVNLDGNGAASVTAAMIDNGSYDNCGIESIELSKTNFNCSNIGLNPVILTVRDVNGNVNTRTAFVTVRDITNPQLTLVGPIAIQRVDGHYVKYDIRQLVDLVTDNADACSGNLTWAITKASSDEPDDARGNDDGSTVNDIVIPGDGQEIEVRAESSTRGNGRVYTVYIEAEDASGNKTEKNMLITVNARGRYTAIDDGPAYWVFSGAARVQANAALATTMMQNTPNPFKSTTTISFSLENNEYANLAIYSMSGQLIKTLVSEVKQAGNHTVVWEADDNKGILVPPGMYIYILKTKEIQYSNKIILLK